The Prosthecobacter dejongeii genome window below encodes:
- a CDS encoding isoprenyl transferase yields the protein MPAASQADDLKSVPRHIAIIMDGNGRWAKDRGLPRTEGHRAGADTVRRVTEGCGELGVEYLTLYAFSSENWKRPKREVDALMKLLEQFLRTKTAEMKEQNIRLQAIGRLNDLPKSCQDQLHRSIEATAQNNGLTLILALSYGGREEIIDGVKSLLESIERGHLDKGMIDGDVFSKHLYTRYYPDPDLLIRTSGEMRISNFLLWQLSYTEFFVTQKLWPDFGQEDLKEAIREYGRRQRRFGGV from the coding sequence ATGCCTGCTGCCTCTCAAGCTGACGACCTCAAATCCGTCCCACGTCACATTGCCATCATCATGGATGGCAATGGGCGGTGGGCGAAAGACCGTGGACTGCCACGCACCGAAGGCCACCGCGCTGGTGCCGATACCGTGCGCCGGGTGACGGAGGGCTGCGGCGAGCTGGGCGTGGAATACCTCACCCTCTACGCCTTTTCTTCCGAAAACTGGAAGCGACCCAAACGTGAGGTGGATGCGCTAATGAAGCTGCTTGAGCAATTTCTCCGAACCAAAACGGCGGAGATGAAAGAGCAAAACATCCGCCTGCAGGCCATCGGGCGGCTGAATGATCTACCAAAATCCTGCCAGGACCAGCTCCACCGCTCCATTGAGGCCACCGCACAAAACAATGGCCTCACCCTCATCCTCGCCCTGAGCTATGGCGGGCGTGAAGAGATCATAGATGGCGTGAAAAGCCTGCTCGAGAGCATCGAGCGCGGCCACCTGGACAAGGGCATGATTGATGGGGATGTCTTCAGCAAACATCTCTACACCCGCTACTATCCAGACCCAGATCTGCTGATCCGCACCAGTGGCGAGATGCGTATTTCCAACTTCCTGCTCTGGCAGCTCAGCTACACCGAGTTTTTCGTGACGCAGAAACTTTGGCCCGATTTCGGTCAGGAAGATCTCAAGGAAGCCATCCGCGAATATGGCCGCAGGCAGCGGCGGTTCGGCGGTGTTTAA
- a CDS encoding glycoside hydrolase family 10 protein — protein sequence MPFLILAALFLSSLQAWSQSAVPLPARELRGSWIATVHNINWPSEPGLPATRQKEQLQRLIQSAHDHGLNCLIFQVRPAGDALYESQLEPWSPYLSGLMSLPPSPKWDPLEFAIQEAHRLGMELHAWFNPFRALAGDKHTPSSDHIRRQHPEWTVKYGRDWWMNPGIPEVRQRAVEVMLDVTRRYDVDGIHLDDYFYPYPQTGADKTLIPFNDTEAYAKAQSLGGAPLSLTAWRRQNVDEVVHNTYVGIKAIKRTVKFGISPFGLWRPNYPEGTGGGLDPYEDLGADSRKWLQQGWLDYLTPQLYWTIDRPKLGFATFYDWWLSENTLGRHIWPGMNSSKIGDDRNAGEILKQISVLRERGLRMTPGHFHWNFGALDKNLGKIGSMAKERAYNVHALPPASPWLSNVALPAPLLEKQAEGKRLRWGFSDARWENYSRWWVIQAQIEGKWRTVEVTFKDQHELDWPAKATAVAVRAAGKSWEIGQAGVLAR from the coding sequence ATGCCTTTCCTCATTCTCGCCGCGCTTTTTCTCAGCAGCCTCCAGGCCTGGTCTCAGAGTGCCGTGCCATTGCCCGCTCGAGAACTGCGAGGGAGCTGGATCGCCACCGTCCATAACATCAACTGGCCCAGTGAACCGGGACTGCCTGCGACGCGACAGAAGGAGCAGCTCCAGAGACTCATCCAGAGCGCCCATGACCATGGCCTCAACTGCCTCATCTTTCAGGTGCGACCCGCCGGAGATGCCTTGTATGAATCGCAGCTAGAACCCTGGTCACCCTATCTCAGTGGGCTGATGAGCCTCCCCCCTTCGCCTAAGTGGGACCCGCTCGAGTTTGCCATCCAGGAAGCTCACCGCCTAGGCATGGAACTGCATGCGTGGTTCAATCCTTTCCGTGCTCTGGCTGGGGACAAACACACCCCCAGCTCCGACCACATCCGCCGCCAGCATCCTGAATGGACCGTCAAGTATGGCCGCGACTGGTGGATGAATCCAGGCATCCCCGAGGTGCGGCAGCGCGCCGTGGAGGTCATGCTGGATGTCACCCGCCGCTACGATGTGGATGGCATCCACCTGGATGACTACTTTTACCCCTATCCCCAGACGGGCGCGGACAAAACCTTGATACCTTTCAATGATACTGAGGCCTATGCCAAAGCGCAGTCCCTGGGCGGTGCCCCCCTCAGCCTCACAGCCTGGCGCCGACAAAATGTGGATGAAGTCGTCCACAATACCTATGTGGGTATCAAGGCCATCAAACGCACCGTCAAGTTTGGCATCAGCCCGTTTGGCCTGTGGCGGCCTAACTATCCCGAAGGCACGGGCGGCGGGCTGGACCCCTATGAAGACCTAGGGGCGGATAGCCGCAAATGGCTGCAACAGGGCTGGCTAGACTACCTCACCCCGCAGCTTTACTGGACGATTGATCGGCCCAAACTGGGCTTTGCCACCTTCTACGATTGGTGGTTGAGTGAAAATACGTTAGGCCGCCACATCTGGCCCGGCATGAATTCCAGCAAAATCGGTGATGACCGTAATGCTGGCGAGATCCTCAAACAGATCAGCGTGCTAAGAGAACGTGGACTGCGCATGACGCCTGGGCATTTTCACTGGAACTTTGGAGCTTTGGATAAAAATCTGGGGAAGATCGGCAGCATGGCCAAAGAGCGCGCCTACAATGTCCATGCGCTGCCACCCGCAAGCCCCTGGCTCAGCAATGTGGCCCTGCCTGCGCCACTCCTTGAAAAACAGGCCGAAGGAAAACGCCTCCGCTGGGGCTTCAGCGATGCCCGCTGGGAGAACTATAGCCGCTGGTGGGTGATCCAGGCCCAAATTGAGGGAAAATGGCGCACCGTGGAGGTCACCTTTAAGGACCAGCACGAACTCGACTGGCCTGCCAAGGCCACTGCTGTCGCCGTGCGTGCCGCAGGCAAGTCATGGGAGATCGGTCAGGCGGGTGTCCTCGCTCGCTGA
- a CDS encoding endonuclease/exonuclease/phosphatase family protein — MVRLCFFIFISGVLCSCGTHTKKNISKTIVESRSPAVGAFSQASFPRYQETEFLSFAELKQLVKNPLPGGALEAKVQRLLNRPIISNEAYYRGMRPTRAQNATLGDSLRVATWNVEKSLRMKEVAAILKSQTGLEDYLDPKASPKGSAAYVELLRERERLATADVIVLQEMDIGISRSGYRDAARDLALALGMNYAYAPQQLEIDPVLLGLESVSDGRGGDVRHQPDEARYKGVFGLAVLSRYPIKSAQSFQLKAQPYDWHAGEKAGTDLAEGARRLATEIVFENQIVREMKVGGRIFFRVDLDVPGLPDNTLSVVNNHLEIKARPKDREAQMVEILSYIQPIRHTVIMAGDHNSAQSDLSPTSVTRIFSRTTSNPQTWLGVSMDLLMAAPAAVNSGRVLLNTAKNFHSPMALHIPVVLPNKTRGLFARIEEFRFADGGAFDFRGDKERSINRSGAKLANSNEKAIKGQTPTFSVKRPIGPIGRSRLDWIFVKAPAAAQSGEESYRLAPHFGETLTGLLEGLTVRLSDHNPCVVDLPLQEPPGI, encoded by the coding sequence ATGGTTCGTTTGTGCTTCTTTATTTTCATCTCAGGCGTGCTGTGTTCCTGCGGCACTCACACAAAGAAGAATATCAGCAAGACCATCGTCGAGTCACGTTCGCCTGCCGTTGGGGCTTTTTCGCAGGCCTCTTTCCCCCGCTATCAGGAGACTGAGTTCCTAAGTTTTGCTGAATTAAAACAGTTGGTAAAAAATCCCCTGCCAGGAGGTGCGCTGGAGGCCAAAGTGCAGCGCTTGCTGAATCGCCCCATCATTTCCAATGAGGCCTACTACAGAGGGATGAGACCTACCCGGGCGCAAAATGCCACGTTGGGGGACAGCCTGCGGGTAGCGACCTGGAACGTGGAAAAATCTCTGCGCATGAAAGAGGTGGCGGCCATTCTGAAGTCCCAGACAGGTTTGGAAGATTACTTGGATCCCAAAGCTTCTCCCAAAGGCAGTGCAGCTTATGTGGAACTTCTGCGTGAGCGTGAGCGCCTAGCCACCGCCGACGTCATTGTTCTTCAAGAAATGGATATCGGCATTAGCCGCTCTGGGTATCGCGATGCTGCTCGGGACTTGGCACTGGCCTTGGGCATGAACTACGCCTACGCCCCCCAGCAGTTGGAGATTGACCCCGTGTTGCTAGGGCTAGAAAGTGTGTCTGATGGGCGTGGTGGAGATGTGCGGCACCAGCCAGATGAGGCTCGCTACAAAGGTGTATTCGGTCTGGCCGTCCTTTCTCGTTACCCGATTAAAAGTGCGCAGAGTTTCCAGCTCAAAGCTCAGCCTTATGATTGGCATGCGGGGGAGAAAGCGGGCACGGACTTAGCCGAAGGCGCGCGCCGTCTCGCCACCGAGATCGTGTTTGAGAATCAAATCGTCCGTGAGATGAAGGTCGGTGGGCGCATCTTCTTTCGGGTGGATCTGGACGTGCCTGGGCTGCCGGATAACACGCTGAGCGTGGTGAATAATCACCTGGAAATCAAAGCTCGCCCGAAAGATCGCGAAGCTCAAATGGTCGAGATTCTTTCTTACATTCAGCCCATTCGTCACACCGTGATCATGGCCGGAGATCACAACTCTGCTCAGTCTGATCTGAGTCCGACTTCCGTTACCCGCATCTTTTCCCGCACGACTTCGAATCCGCAAACTTGGTTAGGTGTGAGTATGGATCTGCTCATGGCAGCTCCAGCCGCTGTGAATTCTGGACGTGTCCTGCTCAACACGGCCAAGAATTTTCACAGTCCCATGGCTCTCCACATACCTGTGGTACTGCCTAACAAAACGCGTGGTCTTTTCGCGCGGATTGAGGAATTCCGTTTTGCGGATGGTGGAGCCTTCGATTTCCGGGGGGACAAAGAGCGTTCCATCAATCGTTCTGGTGCAAAACTGGCGAACTCCAACGAGAAGGCCATCAAGGGCCAAACGCCAACTTTCAGTGTCAAACGTCCTATCGGGCCCATTGGTCGGTCACGGCTGGATTGGATCTTTGTCAAAGCGCCAGCCGCAGCTCAGTCGGGAGAGGAAAGTTATCGTCTAGCTCCCCATTTTGGGGAAACATTGACCGGGTTGCTCGAAGGATTGACCGTAAGATTATCCGACCACAATCCCTGTGTGGTGGACCTTCCTTTGCAGGAGCCTCCGGGAATCTAA
- a CDS encoding efflux transporter outer membrane subunit, with the protein MTLLVSCGLLPPLGSGRLKKDVHAMHAMAPENWAALPALPTQASTGWLGDFNSAQLGALVEQAIIANPDLKAAAARVKQANAQTVQAGAAMFPTVTAGYNASRSQSPGDQRFPGLTPINNRFRLPFNVSWEIDFWGRIADERGAAKASRLAEEENFHAARLSLAANTVRTATTLAEAKALLHLAEQNVRTRRVQLGILEKQLDRGLDPDRAALDVSLARADLARTESTLQQRRATVDETRRALEVLLGGYPAGKEAGLNSLPTVQRRIPAGLPSDLLLRRPDLRAAERQLEAALRRESAAKKAFLPSIRLTGESGRTSQDMDNLLAPDSAIWSIAANGVQTLFQGGRLVAGVKLERARYEELLMTYKASALTAFQEVETALAADRFLEEQAAALSRAANEAGRSETLALGQYEKGLTDVLTLLDASQRAFDARSALISVQAQRLRNRADLHLALGGEF; encoded by the coding sequence CGCAGGCCTCCACCGGGTGGCTGGGGGATTTTAACAGCGCGCAACTCGGCGCACTGGTGGAGCAGGCCATCATTGCCAATCCCGATCTAAAGGCTGCCGCCGCCCGGGTGAAGCAGGCGAATGCCCAGACCGTGCAGGCTGGCGCGGCAATGTTTCCAACAGTGACCGCAGGCTACAATGCCAGCCGTTCTCAGAGCCCGGGAGATCAGCGTTTCCCTGGATTGACGCCCATCAACAACCGTTTCCGGCTGCCCTTCAACGTGTCCTGGGAAATCGATTTCTGGGGGCGAATTGCCGATGAGCGTGGTGCGGCAAAGGCGAGTCGCCTAGCAGAGGAGGAAAATTTCCACGCGGCACGACTTTCCCTGGCTGCCAATACAGTACGCACGGCCACCACTTTGGCAGAGGCGAAAGCTCTGCTTCATCTGGCCGAACAAAATGTGCGTACCCGCCGTGTGCAGTTGGGGATTTTAGAAAAGCAGCTTGATCGAGGTCTTGATCCTGACCGGGCGGCATTGGATGTCAGCCTAGCACGCGCGGATCTGGCTCGTACGGAGTCCACCCTCCAGCAGCGGCGCGCCACGGTGGATGAAACCCGCCGTGCTCTGGAAGTATTGTTAGGTGGCTATCCGGCAGGGAAGGAAGCCGGGCTGAACTCTCTGCCCACCGTTCAGCGCCGCATTCCAGCGGGGCTGCCTTCTGATTTGCTTCTGCGGCGGCCCGACTTGCGCGCAGCCGAGCGCCAGCTAGAGGCTGCTCTACGCCGTGAAAGTGCCGCGAAAAAAGCTTTCTTGCCGAGCATTCGTTTAACGGGGGAGAGTGGGCGCACCTCGCAGGACATGGATAATCTTTTAGCTCCAGATTCTGCCATTTGGTCCATTGCAGCGAATGGTGTGCAGACCTTGTTCCAAGGGGGACGTCTGGTGGCGGGAGTGAAACTGGAACGCGCCCGTTATGAGGAGCTACTCATGACGTACAAAGCGAGCGCTCTGACGGCCTTCCAAGAAGTGGAGACGGCATTGGCGGCAGATCGTTTCTTGGAAGAGCAGGCTGCGGCTCTTAGCCGTGCCGCGAATGAAGCTGGGCGGTCTGAGACGCTGGCGCTGGGACAGTATGAAAAGGGCCTGACGGATGTGCTGACACTGCTGGATGCCAGTCAGCGTGCTTTTGATGCCCGCAGTGCGCTCATCAGCGTGCAGGCACAGCGGTTGCGGAATCGAGCCGATCTGCATTTGGCTCTCGGGGGCGAATTTTAA